A region from the Sulfurivermis fontis genome encodes:
- a CDS encoding putative bifunctional diguanylate cyclase/phosphodiesterase, translating to MKLLDIIHNIALLVALAALYQVVISRLLFRSVGGQIVFGLLFGTVAILGMLAPVSFTPGIIFDGRSIILAVAGLIGGPLVALVSAVVAGSFRLWLGGGGAAVGASVIAMAAGIGTAFHYYRRRLGGHLSPLQLLGFGLLVHVIMLALFLLLPHGHGLRIIEELGAVILVVYPLATMLISMLFQDYEEQETTRAHLHQLAYYDSLTGLPNRALLIQRLERLLADRPEKPGDGVLMFFNLDRFKTLNDARGHATGDSLLREVAARTKPLLHSGDTLARVGADEFALLLHRPGEHATTFRLTITELAGRLHETLRQPLHIGSDEISITFSLGIVIFTPGSGESASDTMRCADTALHQAKQRGGNQTVFFEQTMSKTVEHRFRIERELRRAIQNGELRLFLQSQVDAAGEIVGAESLIRWQHPERGLITPAAFIPIAEETDLIIDVDTWVFTEACTLLTRVELADRPLRLSVNISPRHFRQPSFVAWVKETLRATGANPRQLTLEITEGLLIDNLNDIIAKMNELTALGIRFSVDDFGTGYSSLTYLKRLPIHEIKIDKSFVQDAPSDPNDATLVDTILAVAERMELDVVAEGVETSEQAAFLNARGRILHQGYLYSRPEPAEIWLERLR from the coding sequence CTTCGATGGCCGCTCCATCATCCTCGCCGTCGCCGGCCTCATCGGCGGTCCGTTGGTCGCCCTGGTCAGCGCAGTGGTTGCTGGAAGCTTCCGCCTGTGGCTGGGAGGCGGTGGCGCCGCCGTCGGTGCGAGCGTCATCGCCATGGCCGCCGGCATCGGAACGGCGTTCCACTACTACCGCCGCCGCCTCGGTGGTCATCTTTCTCCCCTGCAGCTGCTCGGCTTCGGTCTGCTGGTGCACGTCATCATGCTGGCGCTGTTCCTGTTGTTGCCGCATGGTCATGGCCTGCGCATCATCGAGGAACTGGGAGCGGTGATTCTGGTTGTTTATCCCTTGGCCACCATGCTGATCAGTATGTTGTTCCAGGACTATGAGGAGCAGGAGACCACCAGGGCCCACCTGCACCAGCTCGCCTATTACGACAGCCTCACCGGCCTGCCCAACCGCGCCCTGCTTATCCAGCGTCTGGAGCGGCTGCTCGCCGACAGGCCGGAGAAGCCGGGCGACGGTGTGCTGATGTTTTTCAACCTCGACCGCTTCAAGACGCTCAACGATGCCCGCGGCCATGCCACCGGCGACAGCCTGCTGCGTGAAGTCGCTGCCCGCACCAAGCCGTTGCTGCACTCCGGCGATACCCTGGCGCGGGTCGGCGCAGACGAATTTGCCCTGCTGCTACACCGTCCCGGCGAACACGCCACCACCTTCCGCCTGACCATTACCGAGCTGGCCGGGCGGCTGCACGAAACGCTGCGCCAACCGTTGCACATAGGCTCCGATGAAATCTCCATCACCTTCAGCCTGGGTATCGTCATCTTCACCCCCGGCAGCGGTGAAAGCGCCAGCGATACCATGCGCTGTGCCGACACCGCCTTGCATCAGGCAAAACAGCGCGGCGGCAACCAGACCGTGTTCTTCGAGCAGACCATGTCCAAGACGGTGGAACACCGTTTCCGCATCGAACGCGAACTGCGTCGCGCCATCCAGAATGGCGAACTGCGGCTGTTCTTGCAGTCACAGGTCGACGCGGCGGGCGAGATCGTCGGCGCCGAATCCCTGATTCGCTGGCAACATCCGGAACGCGGCCTGATCACCCCGGCCGCCTTCATCCCCATCGCCGAGGAAACCGATCTCATCATCGATGTCGATACCTGGGTGTTCACCGAGGCCTGCACCCTGCTGACCCGCGTCGAGCTGGCCGATCGGCCGCTGCGTCTGTCGGTCAACATCAGTCCGCGCCATTTCCGCCAGCCCAGTTTCGTCGCCTGGGTCAAGGAAACCCTGCGTGCGACCGGTGCCAACCCGCGCCAGCTCACCCTGGAGATCACCGAAGGCCTGCTCATCGACAATCTCAACGACATCATCGCCAAGATGAATGAGCTGACCGCCCTTGGCATCCGCTTCTCGGTGGATGACTTTGGTACCGGCTATTCCTCGCTCACCTACCTCAAGCGCCTGCCGATCCACGAGATCAAGATCGACAAGTCCTTCGTGCAGGATGCCCCCAGTGATCCCAACGATGCCACCCTGGTGGATACCATCCTCGCCGTCGCCGAACGCATGGAACTCGATGTCGTTGCCGAGGGTGTGGAAACCAGCGAGCAGGCCGCCTTCCTCAACGCCCGCGGCAGGATCCTGCATCAGGGCTATCTGTACAGCCGGCCGGAACCGGCGGAAATCTGGCTGGAACGCCTGCGCTGA
- the murI gene encoding glutamate racemase has translation MQAGFIGVFDSGVGGLSVLRAIRELLPAENLLYIADSAHAPYGDLTPERIRERSERITRYLVEHGAKAVVVACNTATAVAVEHLRTLYSLPIVAIEPAVKPAVHRTSSGTVGVLATSATLASPRYAALLARYGDRARVVAQACPGLVERVEQGDWEGAETRRLLQGYLAPLLAAGADQIVLGCTHYPFLRGLIEEIAGAAVEVLETGPAVAAELRRRLLAAGTLQECGRGEVRFLTSGDPQRMAAVLLRLWPEEVALEAWQE, from the coding sequence GTGCAGGCGGGATTCATCGGCGTGTTCGATTCCGGTGTGGGCGGCCTATCCGTGTTGCGCGCCATCCGCGAATTGCTGCCGGCGGAAAACCTGCTGTATATCGCCGACTCGGCCCACGCCCCCTACGGCGACCTGACCCCCGAGCGTATCCGCGAACGTTCCGAGCGCATCACCCGGTATCTGGTGGAGCACGGCGCCAAGGCGGTGGTGGTGGCCTGCAACACCGCCACCGCCGTTGCGGTGGAGCACTTGCGCACGCTCTATTCCCTGCCCATCGTCGCCATCGAACCGGCGGTGAAGCCGGCCGTGCATCGCACCAGCAGCGGTACCGTCGGCGTACTCGCCACCAGTGCCACCCTCGCCAGCCCGCGTTATGCCGCGCTGTTGGCCCGCTACGGTGATCGCGCCCGGGTAGTGGCGCAGGCCTGCCCGGGCCTGGTGGAGCGGGTCGAGCAGGGGGACTGGGAGGGGGCCGAGACCCGCCGCCTGTTGCAGGGATATCTCGCGCCGCTGCTAGCGGCCGGGGCCGATCAGATTGTGCTCGGCTGTACCCACTACCCCTTTCTGCGCGGCCTTATCGAAGAGATCGCCGGTGCGGCGGTGGAGGTGCTGGAAACCGGCCCCGCCGTGGCGGCCGAACTGCGCCGTCGTCTGCTTGCTGCCGGAACGTTGCAGGAGTGCGGACGGGGCGAGGTGCGTTTTCTTACCAGTGGTGATCCGCAACGGATGGCAGCGGTATTGCTGCGGTTGTGGCCGGAGGAGGTCGCCTTGGAGGCTTGGCAGGAATGA
- a CDS encoding peptide chain release factor 3 codes for MSIFEKEAARRRTFAIISHPDAGKTTLTEKLLLFGGAIQLAGTVKGRKAARHATSDWMELEKQRGISVTSSVMQFPYRDHVINLLDTPGHEDFSEDTYRVLTAVDSALMVIDGAKGVEERTIKLMDVCRLRDTPIITFVNKMDRESRPPIDLLDEVEQVLKIKCAPITWPIGMGKGFKGVFHLYNDAIYLFSAQHGGRIAEAEIVQGLDNPRLDELFGSLAQELRDEIELVRGASHEFDLAAFRQGEMTPVFFGSGINNFGVREVLDALVDYAPMPLPRATTTRTVQPTEEKFSGFVFKIQANMDPAHRDRVAFLRVCSGRYSQGMKVKHVRIGRDVKIAQAITFMAQEREQVADAWPGDIIGLHNHGTIQIGDTFTEGEDLKFTGIPHFAPELFRRAVLKDPLRMKALQKGLEQLSEEGATQLFRPLKNNDLILGAVGVLQFDVVAYRLKDEYNVDCIFEPVTINTARWVECDDAKKLEEFKVKAHDNLAIDGSGLLTYLAPTRVNLNLTQERWPEVRFFDTREK; via the coding sequence ATGAGCATCTTCGAGAAAGAGGCGGCGCGCCGCCGCACCTTCGCCATCATCTCCCACCCGGACGCCGGCAAGACCACGCTGACGGAAAAACTGCTGCTGTTCGGTGGGGCGATCCAGCTGGCCGGCACGGTGAAGGGGCGCAAGGCCGCGCGCCACGCCACCTCCGACTGGATGGAGCTGGAAAAGCAGCGCGGCATCTCGGTCACCTCCTCGGTGATGCAGTTTCCCTACCGCGATCATGTCATCAACCTGCTCGATACCCCGGGCCACGAGGACTTCTCCGAGGACACCTACCGCGTGCTCACGGCGGTGGACTCGGCACTGATGGTCATCGACGGTGCCAAGGGCGTCGAGGAGCGCACCATCAAGCTGATGGACGTCTGCCGCCTGCGCGATACGCCGATCATCACCTTCGTCAACAAGATGGACCGCGAGAGCCGGCCGCCCATCGACCTGCTGGATGAAGTGGAGCAGGTGCTGAAGATCAAGTGCGCCCCCATCACCTGGCCCATCGGCATGGGTAAGGGTTTCAAGGGTGTGTTCCACCTCTACAACGACGCCATCTATCTGTTCTCGGCCCAGCACGGCGGCAGGATCGCCGAGGCGGAGATCGTGCAGGGCCTGGACAATCCGCGCCTGGACGAACTGTTCGGCAGCCTGGCGCAGGAACTGCGCGACGAGATCGAACTGGTGCGCGGCGCCAGCCACGAGTTCGATCTGGCGGCGTTCCGCCAGGGTGAAATGACTCCGGTGTTCTTCGGTTCCGGCATCAATAACTTCGGTGTGCGCGAGGTGCTCGACGCCTTGGTGGACTATGCGCCGATGCCGCTGCCGCGCGCCACCACGACGCGCACCGTGCAGCCCACCGAGGAGAAGTTCAGCGGCTTTGTGTTCAAGATTCAGGCCAATATGGACCCGGCGCACCGCGACCGCGTCGCTTTCCTGCGTGTCTGCTCCGGCCGCTACAGTCAGGGCATGAAGGTAAAACACGTGCGCATCGGCCGCGACGTGAAGATCGCGCAGGCCATCACCTTCATGGCGCAGGAGCGCGAGCAGGTGGCGGATGCCTGGCCCGGCGACATCATTGGCCTGCACAACCACGGCACCATCCAGATCGGCGACACCTTCACCGAGGGCGAGGACCTCAAGTTCACCGGTATCCCGCATTTCGCACCGGAGCTGTTCCGCCGCGCCGTGCTGAAGGATCCGCTGCGCATGAAGGCGTTGCAGAAGGGACTGGAACAGCTGTCGGAGGAGGGCGCCACCCAGTTGTTCCGTCCGCTCAAGAACAACGACCTGATCCTCGGCGCGGTCGGCGTGCTGCAGTTCGATGTGGTGGCCTATCGTTTGAAGGACGAGTACAACGTCGACTGCATCTTCGAGCCGGTGACCATCAATACGGCACGTTGGGTGGAATGTGACGACGCCAAGAAGCTGGAGGAGTTCAAGGTGAAGGCCCACGACAACCTCGCCATCGACGGCTCCGGCCTGCTCACCTACCTGGCGCCCACCCGCGTCAATCTGAATCTGACCCAGGAGCGTTGGCCGGAGGTGCGCTTCTTCGATACGCGGGAGAAGTAA
- a CDS encoding M48 family metalloprotease, protein MSFGDELARSLQLNRITRRQALWLLGAGTLGAAGISLQGCATSPVTGKSILVGMSEAQERAVDAQVSPHQFSADLGAIQDGAVNDYVSGVGRSLAQRSHRPQMPYSFRVLNANYINAYTFPGGAMGVTRGILTELDDEAELAALLGHEIGHVNARHAAQRQGKALLAQVAIASVAVATADSEWGTVAGIGSTIGASALLASYSRDNEREADALGQEYMVRGGYPATGMVRLHQLLVDQEKHEPSLLETMFSSHPMSTERRNTARELADTRYAASKKADPQRERFMDSTASLRKLKSTIDECKRGETALAAKEYKKAEEHFQAALKLTPDDYAANLRMAQCLQAQKKNKEAREYASKAKDVYPQEAQAHKLLGVLSLSMRQPDAAYESLQRFDQLLPGDPGVTFLMGVALEGAGDKKGAAQHYRAYLGITQQGDAAKYSAQRLKSWGYLR, encoded by the coding sequence ATGAGTTTCGGTGATGAACTGGCCAGGAGTCTGCAACTCAACCGCATTACCCGGCGCCAGGCGCTATGGCTGCTCGGGGCCGGTACGCTGGGTGCGGCCGGTATCTCGCTACAGGGATGCGCCACCTCGCCGGTGACCGGCAAGAGCATCCTGGTCGGCATGAGCGAGGCACAGGAACGTGCGGTCGATGCACAAGTGTCGCCGCACCAGTTTTCCGCCGATCTGGGCGCCATTCAGGATGGCGCGGTGAACGACTACGTCAGCGGTGTCGGCCGCAGCCTGGCCCAGCGCAGCCACCGTCCGCAGATGCCGTATTCCTTTCGCGTGCTGAACGCCAACTATATCAACGCCTATACCTTCCCCGGCGGCGCCATGGGCGTGACGCGCGGCATCCTCACCGAATTGGATGACGAGGCGGAACTGGCGGCACTGCTGGGGCACGAGATCGGCCATGTCAATGCACGCCATGCGGCACAACGCCAGGGCAAGGCGCTGCTGGCCCAGGTGGCGATAGCCAGTGTCGCCGTGGCGACTGCTGATTCGGAATGGGGTACGGTGGCGGGCATCGGCAGCACCATCGGCGCCAGTGCGCTGCTGGCCAGCTACTCGCGTGACAACGAGCGCGAGGCCGATGCGCTGGGGCAGGAGTACATGGTGCGTGGCGGCTATCCCGCTACCGGCATGGTGCGTCTGCATCAGCTCCTGGTAGACCAGGAAAAGCACGAGCCCAGCCTGTTGGAAACCATGTTTTCGTCCCACCCGATGAGCACCGAGCGGCGCAATACGGCACGCGAACTGGCCGATACGCGCTATGCGGCGAGCAAGAAGGCCGATCCGCAGCGCGAACGCTTCATGGACAGCACCGCCAGCCTGCGCAAGCTCAAGTCCACCATCGACGAATGCAAACGCGGCGAGACCGCACTGGCCGCCAAGGAATATAAAAAGGCGGAGGAACATTTCCAGGCCGCACTCAAGCTGACACCGGACGATTACGCCGCCAACCTGCGTATGGCGCAATGCCTGCAGGCGCAGAAGAAGAACAAGGAGGCGCGCGAATACGCCAGTAAGGCCAAGGATGTGTACCCGCAGGAGGCGCAGGCGCACAAACTGCTCGGCGTATTGTCGCTGAGCATGCGCCAGCCCGATGCCGCCTACGAATCCCTGCAGCGTTTCGATCAGTTGTTGCCCGGGGATCCGGGCGTCACCTTCCTTATGGGCGTGGCGCTGGAGGGTGCGGGCGACAAGAAGGGGGCGGCACAGCACTACCGCGCCTACCTGGGGATCACGCAACAGGGGGATGCCGCCAAGTATTCCGCCCAGCGCCTGAAGAGCTGGGGTTATCTGCGCTAG
- the rimI gene encoding ribosomal protein S18-alanine N-acetyltransferase: MSASLHNAAPRLRPMHEEDVPGVMVIELLNYPYPWTEGIMRDCLRANYSCWVYEAADSIIGYGILSVGAGEAHILNISVHPDHQGRGLGRKLLNHLLDLARGHGADTAFLEVRPSNRVAVHLYESIGFNQAGLRRDYYPAARGREDALIMALAL; this comes from the coding sequence ATGAGTGCGTCACTGCACAATGCAGCGCCGCGTCTGCGTCCGATGCATGAGGAGGATGTGCCCGGTGTAATGGTGATCGAACTGCTCAATTACCCTTATCCCTGGACCGAAGGCATCATGCGCGATTGCCTGCGCGCCAATTACAGTTGCTGGGTATACGAGGCGGCTGACAGTATCATCGGCTATGGCATCCTGTCGGTCGGCGCCGGCGAGGCGCATATCCTCAACATCTCGGTACATCCCGATCATCAGGGCCGCGGCCTGGGACGCAAGTTGCTGAACCATCTGCTCGATCTGGCGCGCGGTCACGGTGCCGACACCGCGTTTCTCGAGGTCCGCCCGTCCAATCGGGTAGCGGTGCATCTTTATGAATCCATCGGTTTTAACCAGGCCGGCCTGCGGCGCGATTATTATCCGGCGGCACGTGGCCGTGAGGACGCGCTGATCATGGCGCTGGCACTTTGA
- a CDS encoding uracil-DNA glycosylase: MDTRRLQYLDAMDIQTWVRRDSSAPGRDEVSDTSPEENIPSPLVPRSSSQGDAKDDIASLDWEALQQRVKNCTLCAELTASRTQTVFGVGDRQAQWLVIGEAPGAEEDAQGEPFVGRAGQLLNAMLHAIGLQRGQVYIANVLKCRPPGNRDPRPDEAANCEPYLQRQIALIEPRLILVVGRIAAQHLLKTDTPIGKLRGQVHRYGDIPLVVTYHPAYLLRSPGEKRKAWADLRLALTVMQQQRAS; this comes from the coding sequence ATGGACACGCGGCGCCTGCAGTATCTCGATGCCATGGACATCCAGACCTGGGTACGACGCGACAGCAGCGCACCCGGGAGGGATGAGGTAAGCGATACGAGTCCCGAGGAAAACATTCCCTCGCCCCTCGTACCTCGTTCCTCGTCCCAGGGCGATGCTAAGGATGACATCGCGTCGCTGGACTGGGAGGCACTGCAACAGCGGGTGAAGAACTGCACCCTGTGCGCCGAGCTTACCGCGTCGCGCACCCAGACCGTGTTCGGCGTCGGCGATCGCCAGGCCCAGTGGCTGGTGATCGGCGAGGCACCGGGGGCCGAGGAAGATGCCCAGGGTGAACCCTTCGTCGGCCGTGCCGGCCAGCTGCTCAACGCCATGCTGCATGCCATCGGCCTTCAGCGCGGGCAGGTGTACATTGCCAACGTGCTCAAGTGCCGTCCGCCCGGCAATCGTGATCCCCGTCCCGACGAGGCGGCCAACTGTGAACCTTATCTGCAACGGCAGATCGCGCTAATCGAACCGCGCCTGATCCTGGTGGTCGGGCGCATCGCGGCGCAGCACCTGCTCAAGACCGATACGCCCATCGGTAAGTTGCGCGGCCAGGTTCACCGCTATGGCGACATCCCCCTGGTGGTCACCTATCATCCGGCCTATCTGCTGCGTTCGCCGGGGGAGAAGCGCAAGGCCTGGGCTGACCTGCGTCTGGCGCTGACTGTCATGCAACAGCAGCGTGCGTCATGA
- a CDS encoding 2-isopropylmalate synthase: MKDSLIIFDTTLRDGEQSPGASMTRDEKVRIAKALERMGVNVIEAGFAIASQGDFESVQAVARAVKDSTVCSLARALDKDIDRAGEALKEAASGRIHTFIATSPIHMERKLRMTPDQVVEQAVQAVKRARHYTDDVEFSAEDAGRSDIAFLNRIFEAVIKAGARTINIPDTVGYNVPHQFGELVRKAIEGTPNADQAVFSVHCHNDLGLAVANSLAAVMSGARQVECTINGLGERAGNAALEEIVMAVRTRQDVFPCQVEHIDTTQIVPTSRLVASITGFAVQPNKAIVGANAFAHESGIHQDGVLKHRETYEIMRAEDVGWSANRMVLGKHSGRNAFKSRLSELGIEFESDEALNAAFARFKDLADKKHEIFDEDLQALVTETAIESDVNERIKLVYLHVCCETGETPEACVTLAVDGEEQKLCAQGGGPVDATFKAIESVIDSGTTLQLYSVNNITSGTDAQGEVTVRLEKGGRIVNGQGADTDIVIASAKAYLNALNKIMAPSERAHPQVPTV; this comes from the coding sequence ATGAAAGACTCCCTGATTATTTTCGACACCACCCTGCGTGACGGCGAACAGAGTCCCGGCGCCTCCATGACGCGCGATGAGAAGGTGCGCATCGCCAAGGCGCTGGAGCGCATGGGCGTCAACGTCATCGAGGCCGGTTTCGCCATCGCCAGCCAGGGCGATTTCGAGTCGGTGCAGGCGGTGGCGCGTGCGGTGAAGGACAGCACGGTGTGTTCCCTGGCGCGTGCCCTGGACAAGGACATCGACCGCGCCGGCGAGGCGCTGAAGGAGGCGGCCTCCGGCCGCATCCACACCTTCATCGCCACCTCACCGATCCACATGGAGCGCAAGCTGCGCATGACGCCGGACCAGGTGGTGGAGCAGGCGGTGCAGGCGGTGAAGCGTGCGCGCCACTACACCGATGACGTGGAGTTTTCCGCCGAAGATGCCGGCCGTTCCGACATCGCCTTTCTGAACCGTATCTTCGAGGCAGTGATCAAGGCCGGCGCGCGCACCATCAACATCCCGGACACCGTCGGCTACAACGTGCCGCACCAGTTCGGCGAACTGGTGCGCAAGGCCATCGAGGGCACGCCCAACGCCGACCAGGCGGTGTTCTCGGTACACTGTCACAACGACCTCGGTCTCGCCGTGGCCAATTCGCTGGCCGCGGTGATGAGCGGCGCGCGCCAGGTGGAGTGCACCATCAACGGCTTGGGCGAGCGCGCCGGCAACGCCGCGCTGGAGGAGATCGTGATGGCGGTGCGCACGCGTCAGGACGTGTTCCCCTGTCAGGTGGAACACATCGACACCACCCAGATCGTGCCCACCTCGCGCCTCGTCGCCAGCATCACCGGCTTCGCCGTGCAGCCCAACAAGGCCATCGTCGGCGCCAATGCCTTCGCCCACGAGTCGGGCATCCACCAGGACGGCGTGCTCAAACACCGTGAGACCTACGAAATCATGCGCGCCGAAGACGTGGGCTGGAGCGCCAATCGCATGGTGCTGGGCAAGCACTCCGGCCGCAATGCCTTCAAGAGCCGCCTCAGCGAGTTGGGTATCGAGTTCGAATCGGACGAGGCCCTCAATGCCGCCTTTGCCCGCTTCAAGGACCTGGCCGACAAGAAGCATGAAATCTTCGACGAGGATCTGCAGGCCCTGGTGACCGAGACCGCTATCGAGAGCGACGTCAACGAGCGCATCAAGCTGGTGTATCTGCATGTCTGCTGCGAAACCGGCGAGACGCCGGAGGCCTGCGTCACGCTGGCGGTGGATGGTGAGGAGCAGAAGCTGTGTGCCCAGGGCGGCGGTCCGGTGGATGCCACCTTCAAGGCCATCGAGAGCGTGATCGACAGCGGCACCACCCTGCAACTGTATTCGGTCAACAACATCACCAGCGGCACCGACGCCCAGGGCGAGGTCACCGTGCGCCTGGAGAAGGGCGGTCGCATCGTCAACGGCCAGGGCGCCGATACCGACATCGTCATCGCCTCGGCCAAGGCCTACCTCAACGCGCTCAACAAGATCATGGCGCCGTCGGAGCGGGCCCATCCGCAGGTACCGACCGTCTGA
- the pssA gene encoding CDP-diacylglycerol--serine O-phosphatidyltransferase → MTDDITPKRPRGIYLLPNLFTTAALFAGFYAIVAAMNGQYVAAPVAIYIAMVLDGIDGRVARLTNTQSAFGAEYDSLSDMVSFGLAPALVVYSWALESLGKVGWLAAFIYAAAAALRLARFNTQVHVADKRFFQGLASPSAAAIVAGLVWVSHDLGLEGETMRWVAFVLTLAAGLLMVSNIRYHSFKGLDLRGKVPFVAILIVVLVYVTITIDPPKVLFGVFLLYALSGPVMTVYLRQRKRRERHHDSDDTGTPPADI, encoded by the coding sequence CGCGCGGCATCTACCTGCTGCCCAACCTGTTTACCACCGCTGCCCTGTTTGCCGGTTTCTACGCCATCGTGGCGGCGATGAACGGGCAATATGTCGCGGCACCGGTGGCCATCTACATCGCCATGGTGCTGGACGGCATCGATGGCCGCGTCGCCCGCCTGACCAATACCCAGAGCGCCTTCGGCGCCGAATACGACAGCCTGTCCGACATGGTCTCCTTCGGCCTGGCGCCGGCCCTGGTGGTCTATTCCTGGGCACTGGAGAGCCTGGGCAAGGTGGGCTGGCTCGCCGCCTTCATCTATGCCGCCGCCGCTGCCCTGCGCCTGGCCCGTTTCAATACCCAGGTGCATGTCGCCGACAAGCGTTTCTTCCAGGGGCTGGCCAGTCCGTCCGCCGCCGCCATCGTCGCCGGTCTGGTATGGGTCAGCCATGACCTTGGTCTGGAAGGCGAGACCATGCGCTGGGTGGCCTTCGTACTGACCCTGGCCGCCGGGCTGTTGATGGTGAGCAACATCCGCTACCACAGCTTCAAGGGGCTGGACCTGCGCGGCAAGGTGCCTTTCGTCGCCATCCTCATCGTGGTGCTGGTCTATGTCACCATCACCATCGATCCGCCCAAGGTGCTGTTCGGTGTGTTTCTGCTCTATGCCCTGTCCGGTCCGGTGATGACCGTGTACCTGCGCCAGCGCAAGCGCCGCGAGCGTCATCACGACTCCGACGATACTGGTACGCCGCCCGCCGACATTTAA